One segment of Salvia splendens isolate huo1 chromosome 20, SspV2, whole genome shotgun sequence DNA contains the following:
- the LOC121781369 gene encoding putative F-box protein At3g16210, protein MRSPNSFSLMEEDFFTNLPSELTTNILSRLSVRSLAVGKCVCKPWRDMFESDDFVKSHLSIIKTPPVLVRLISTELNPTRCTIFEIEDEDEANTKSNDLPYLTLADFGIPNTYSESMAAMAVNGLLLLYSELGLSRIPIIICNPITREYTELFCPEEYISLNFTTSFGFGASKLSGQYKIVPINADAGSDFHHVYPLGTGTWRRDEAGAASGFQFNFGGRIVCNGNLHWTMLRRGHVKSNEIDLSSLKFRRNEKNPNSLIGDEFNHFFSGKACQLREKFTDFIRGFSRAYCTWKSQMKTSQFINSQTKTLRDKGVSAQML, encoded by the exons ATGAGAAGCCCTAATTCTTTTTCTTTGATGGAGGAAGATTTCTTCACGAATCTACCATCAGAACTCACCACCAACATACTCTCACGCCTCTCTGTCCGAAGCCTTGCAGTCGGAAAGTGTGTTTGCAAACCATGGCGCGATATGTTTGAGTCCGATGATTTCGTCAAATCCCATCTCTCCATAATCAAAACCCCACCCGTCCTAGTTCGCTTAATATCAACCGAGCTGAATCCAACTCGATGCACAATATTCGagattgaagacgaagacgaagcCAACACGAAAAGCAATGATCTTCCCTACTTGACGCTCGCAGATTTCGGTATCCCTAACACATACTCAGAATCAATGGCAGCTATGGCCGTTAATGGATTGCTTCTTCTCTACTCAGAGTTAGGGCTTTCTCGAATTCCGATTATCATATGCAATCCGATCACTCGTGAATACACTGAGCTCTTCTGCCCTGAGGAATACATCTCACTTAATTTTACAACGAGTTTTGGATTTGGTGCGAGCAAATTAAGTGGGCAGTATAAGATCGTCCCCATCAATGCGGACGCTGGATCCGACTTTCATCATGTATACCCCCTCGGAACAGGAACATGGAGGCGCGATGAGGCTGGTGCTGCTTCTGGCTTCCAATTCAATTTTGGTGGACGCATTGTCTGTAATGGCAATCTCCATTGGACT ATGCTACGACGAGGACATGTCAAGTCCAACGAAATAGATCTGAGTTCCTTGAAGTTCCGGAGGAATGAGAAGAACCCCAACTCCTTAATCGGTGATGAATTCAATCATTTCTTCAGTGGTAAAGCCTGTCAGCTTAGGGAGAAGTTCACAGATTTCATCCGCGGATTCAGTAGAGCGTATTGTACTTGGAAGAGTCAAATGAAGACATCTCAATTCATAAATAGCCAAACCAAAACACTTCGAGACAAGGGAGTATCTGCACAGATGCTTTAG
- the LOC121781370 gene encoding F-box protein At3g07870-like: MDGSRCDFFKILPSEITTLILSRLPDLRTFSISKCVCKPWRNLLESDDFSKSKIKSPPALARLTSTKGKNSTRCSIFEIEDEDEAVSEKIHDLHYHPLANLEIPHGNQQSMEAISANGLLLLHPENGDPEEPFYVCNPITREYIVLSRPKKYISLRYLLSYGLGVSEISGQYKVICISRGGGINCFHVYTLGTRKWRLVKGGAGSRLKFFSYGHTVCNGKLHWTVSDFRQPLRICGFDVETERFSIFYAPPVGECFGFIFAPPVGKPFGKLCVLKDKLCFCYSRDSEIVVWVMKEYGDDDSWTMEYTMGTYTFDFDDHFCMDWTKMKCVFPIEIFKDGDVLMLMEKMRLIYYSKKTGKTQQVGIFKDAVAKEDYFTFATIFTPSLLSLKSFGVEDVVAF; the protein is encoded by the coding sequence ATGGATGGCAGTCGCTGCGATTTCTTCAAAATTCTACCATCGGAAATCACCACACTCATCCTCTCCCGCCTCCCTGATCTCCGCACCTTTTCAATCAGCAAATGCGTTTGCAAACCATGGCGCAATCTCCTCGAATCCGACGATTTCtccaaatccaaaatcaaaTCCCCACCCGCCCTAGCCAGATTGACCTCAACAAAGGGGAAGAACTCAACTCGGTGCTCGATTTTCGaaattgaagacgaagacgaagcCGTTTCGGAGAAGATCCACGATCTTCACTACCATCCGCTCGCTAATTTGGAGATTCCTCACGGAAATCAACAATCAATGGAAGCTATATCTGCAAATGGATTGCTTCTTCTCCACCCAGAAAATGGCGATCCCGAAGAGCCTTTTTACGTATGCAATCCGATCACTCGTGAATATATCGTGCTCTCCCGCCCTAAGAAATACATCTCACTTAGATATTTGTTAAGTTACGGATTGGGTGTGAGCGAAATAAGTGGGCAATATAAGGTTATTTGTATTAGTCGCGGCGGTGGAATTAACTGCTTCCACGTGTACACTCTCGGGACGCGTAAATGGAGGCTCGTTAAAGGCGGGGCCGGTTCTCGTCTAAAATTCTTTTCTTACGGACACACTGTATGCAACGGCAAACTCCATTGGACGGTGTCGGATTTCCGTCAGCCTTTACGGATTTGTGGTTTTGATGTTGAGACAGAACGTTTTAGCATCTTCTACGCGCCTCCCGTGGGGGAGTGTTTTGGCTTCATCTTTGCTCCTCCTGTGGGGAAGCCCTTCGGGAAGTTGTGCGTTTTGAAGGACAAATTGTGCTTTTGTTACTCGCGGGACTCGGAGATTGTCGTCTGGGTGATGAAGGAATACGGAGATGATGACTCGTGGACGATGGAGTACACGATGGGGACTTATACCTTTGATTTCGATGACCATTTTTGTATGGATTGGACgaaaatgaagtgtgtttttccGATTGAAATCTTCAAAGATGGCgatgttttgatgttgatgGAGAAGATGCGGCTTATCTACTACAGCAAGAAGACGGGGAAGACTCAACAAGTCGGTATATTTAAGGATGCGGTTGCTAAGGAGGATTACTTTACCTTTGCCACGATTTTCACTCCTAGCCTTTTGTCACTAAAGAGTTTTGGAGTGGAGGATGTTGTCGCGTTCTAG